The DNA window AAACCTTAAATATATACGAGAATCTGCATTTTATCGTACAAATATCTCGAACGGAATTTTCCCAAAGAAATTAGAAGTTATTGAATCAGATGCGTTCTCTGCAACCCAAATTGACAGTTTATATCTGCCTAAAAGCCTAATCGCGTTAGGTGAACATGCTTTTAATGGATGTCAAAATATACGGACGGTCAAAATTCCCGGTAGTATCAAGACTGTAAGCAAAGATGTTTTTAGTAATTGCGTAAATTTGTATAAAGTCACAATCGAAGAAGGCGTTGAAAGTCTTGGTGTAAGACCTTATGACGGCTCTGTTTTTTCTCAATGTCCTATAACAGAGATTAGCTATCCCACGACGTTAACGTATATAGGACCTGCGACTTTTATAGGAAATAAGTTGAAGGAAATAGTATTGCCGAATACAATTAAAGAATTAGGAGAAAGTTGCTTTTCATCTTCATTAGAACTGGAATCAATTCATTTCTCAAGCGGAATGGAGGAGATACCTAATTTTGTATGCTCTAATTCACCAAAACTCGTAAAAGTAAACATACCGGAAGGTATTAGAAAAATAGGAATGTTACCGTTCGAAAATGCAACTCTACTCTCTCATATCACTCTTCCTGAAAGTGTGACTGAATTATCGGTAGCATCGTTAGCAAAAACTGGTATTGTGAACTTTACTTTTCCAAAAAAATTGAAATATGTTGGAGCTCAGATGTTCGAGAATTGTGAGAATCTTACAGAGATAACAATACCCTCAACTATTGATACTATAAAAAATAGTGCTTTTGTTTTCTGTACTAATCTCAGAAAAGTTACATTGCCCGAAACACTCAAGGTTATGGAAGATAATATATTCTATAATTGTAAAAGTCTTAAGGATATTAATATTCCGTCCGGGATTGGGATTCTTCCAAGCTCCACTTTTTCAGGATGTAGCGGGATGACAAAAGTAGCTATACCTGAAGGTATTACAGAAATAGGCAGGTACGCTTTTATGTCTTGTTCAAAAATAACGGATATTGAACTTCCTAAAAGCCTGCAAACCATCCGTTCTAGAGTTTTCGAAGGTTGTGATGCTCTTCGTAAGCTCTCCATATATCACAATGTATCTGTAATTGAGCAACACGCTTTTGATGGCTGTCTGGGTATCGAGGAAATCCACTTGTATCGAGCCGTGTTGCCGGAAACTCCTATTCCACAAGGCTGGTTGGTAGACAGACCAGTCATCCCGGAAGGAAATTCATGCACGCTATATGTGCCTAAAGGAAGTGGCGAGACGTATAAGGCTTCTCCTTATTGGAACACCTTTAAAGAAATCATAGAGGTTGACATGCCGGAAAATCTGAACTATCAGATTTCATTCCCATATTATACGTATGGAGGAAGTCTGACAGTCAATGGTGAAACGGCTAAAAATGTAATGGAATTCGCCATAGGTTCAGATATTACTATCTCTGTTGTTCCGCAAGATGGCTATCATCTCAAATCACTAATGCTTAACGGCAAAGACGTGCTCTCTGAAATGACCGATAGAAGCTATATTATCGAAAAGCTTGATGCAAACTATGTGGTTGATGCAAAGTTTGCTGAAAATCCTGTGAAACTATCGCTTTTCATGGCTGTTGGCGGATCGGTTGATGTTGAAATCGAGAAAAGAGCCACATTCTCATGTGCTATTACACCTGAGGACGGCTGGAAAGTCAACACCGTTACATTCAATGGCCGTGATGTCACCTCGGACCTTACAGACGACAACCGCTATACCACGCCGTCGCTCATCGGCGATTCGGAACTCCGTGTGACTTTTGAAAACGTCAATTCGGCTGTCGAGAATATCGGAGTCAATGCCACTTCTACCAAAGTATATGTTGACAGGAGCGGATTGGTTACAATCGAAGGAATCGAAAGCGGAACTGTGGTCAGTGCCTATGCGGTCAACGGCCAGTTGGTTGAGCGAATCACTTCGTCAGGCGACATAGCCACACTACAGCTTTATCAGCACGGAATCTATCTGATACAGACCCCGGTCAAGACATATAAAATCCACTATTGATAGAAATACAGTCATGCCTCCTTGAACCGAGGCTGTATAGTATGAAAAATACCCCTGCCGCTCATTGCTGTGGCAGGGGTAAATTATGTCTCGATTTTAAATTGTCTTAGTCGCGTGCGCGGCGGATGCCGTAGACGATTATGACGAGGAAACAGATAAGCGGGAGGATGAACGAGATATTGACGGCGGGGAAGTTTCCGATAGTACCGCAGTCTATGATGCGTGCTTGAAGCGGGGGGAGGACAGAGCCGCCGAGGATGGCCATGATAAGGCCGGCAGCACCAAACTTGGCATCATCGCCCAGACCGTTGAGGGCAATACCGTAGATTGTCGGGAACATGAGCGACATACAGGCCGATACGCCGACGAGACAGTAGACTCCCATGCGGTCCTGAAATAATATCACGCCTGCGGTCAATATCGCAGCCACGACGGCGAGCACGGCGAGAAGTTTGCCAGCGTTTACATAGCGGAGCAGGTAGGTGCAGACGAAACGGCTGCAGCAGAAGATGGCCATTGCGATTATGTTGTATTTCTGCGACAGCACTTCGGCTGCCTTTTCGTCCATGCCTTCAAGCATGAACACGCGTGTGCCGTACTGGATGATGAATGTCCAGCACATGATCTGTGCCCCGACATAGAAGAACTGGGCTATTACACCTTCGCGGTAGCGGCCAATGGAGAAGATGCGTCGGAGAGTCCCGAAGAAATTGATGGAGTGTGACTGGTCACCGTTCTTGGGCATACGGGTGACGGCGATGACGACAAACATCATCAGCACCACGAGGCCGATAAAGACGTAAGGGGTGATGAGGGTAAGCAGGTCGGCATCGCGGACTGCCTCAAACTCGGCATCGCTCAGTGCGGCGCGCGCCTCGGTCTCCATCGGGTTCAGACGTGCCTGAATGAAGTTCATGGCTACCCACATGCCCATCAGCGAGCCGACGGGATTGAACGACTGTGCCATGTTGAGACGCCGTGTGGCGGTCTCTTCCGAACCCATCGAAAGGATGTAGGGGTTACAGCTCGTCTCGAGAAACGATAGTCCGCACGTAAGGATAAAGTAGGCGATAAGGAAGGGATAGTAGCTTCCGGTGAGCATCGCGGGATAGAAAAGGAACGCTCCGACGGCATAGAGGCCGAGACCGGTGAGCACACCGGCTTTATAGGAGAAACGGCGGATAAACATCGCTGCCGGGAATGCCATTGCGAAATAGCCTCCGTAGAAAGCCACCTGCACCAGAGTGCCGTCTGTCACACTCATGCGGAATATTTTAGAGAAGGCTTTCACCATCGGGTTGGTGATGTCGTTGGCAAAGCCCCATAAAGCAAAGCAGCTCGTGATCAGGATGAACGGCACGAGATAATTGATGCCATTGTAGCGAAGGAGTGATTGATTCTCTTTCATTGGTGATTGATGTAGGTCTTTTTTTGATGTTAAGGTAA is part of the Duncaniella dubosii genome and encodes:
- a CDS encoding leucine-rich repeat domain-containing protein; its protein translation is MKLNRLLQRLCCSALGLSALMALSASVSAYDFSSKDRNGIEIFYNINPDGKTVTVTYGGEKYNASNIEIPQEVSNGTDRYTVTAIGNRAFENASIVSVSLPDAITEIQTYAFSQSKISNINYPENLKYIRESAFYRTNISNGIFPKKLEVIESDAFSATQIDSLYLPKSLIALGEHAFNGCQNIRTVKIPGSIKTVSKDVFSNCVNLYKVTIEEGVESLGVRPYDGSVFSQCPITEISYPTTLTYIGPATFIGNKLKEIVLPNTIKELGESCFSSSLELESIHFSSGMEEIPNFVCSNSPKLVKVNIPEGIRKIGMLPFENATLLSHITLPESVTELSVASLAKTGIVNFTFPKKLKYVGAQMFENCENLTEITIPSTIDTIKNSAFVFCTNLRKVTLPETLKVMEDNIFYNCKSLKDINIPSGIGILPSSTFSGCSGMTKVAIPEGITEIGRYAFMSCSKITDIELPKSLQTIRSRVFEGCDALRKLSIYHNVSVIEQHAFDGCLGIEEIHLYRAVLPETPIPQGWLVDRPVIPEGNSCTLYVPKGSGETYKASPYWNTFKEIIEVDMPENLNYQISFPYYTYGGSLTVNGETAKNVMEFAIGSDITISVVPQDGYHLKSLMLNGKDVLSEMTDRSYIIEKLDANYVVDAKFAENPVKLSLFMAVGGSVDVEIEKRATFSCAITPEDGWKVNTVTFNGRDVTSDLTDDNRYTTPSLIGDSELRVTFENVNSAVENIGVNATSTKVYVDRSGLVTIEGIESGTVVSAYAVNGQLVERITSSGDIATLQLYQHGIYLIQTPVKTYKIHY
- the fucP gene encoding L-fucose:H+ symporter permease → MKENQSLLRYNGINYLVPFILITSCFALWGFANDITNPMVKAFSKIFRMSVTDGTLVQVAFYGGYFAMAFPAAMFIRRFSYKAGVLTGLGLYAVGAFLFYPAMLTGSYYPFLIAYFILTCGLSFLETSCNPYILSMGSEETATRRLNMAQSFNPVGSLMGMWVAMNFIQARLNPMETEARAALSDAEFEAVRDADLLTLITPYVFIGLVVLMMFVVIAVTRMPKNGDQSHSINFFGTLRRIFSIGRYREGVIAQFFYVGAQIMCWTFIIQYGTRVFMLEGMDEKAAEVLSQKYNIIAMAIFCCSRFVCTYLLRYVNAGKLLAVLAVVAAILTAGVILFQDRMGVYCLVGVSACMSLMFPTIYGIALNGLGDDAKFGAAGLIMAILGGSVLPPLQARIIDCGTIGNFPAVNISFILPLICFLVIIVYGIRRARD